In Zerene cesonia ecotype Mississippi chromosome 18, Zerene_cesonia_1.1, whole genome shotgun sequence, the following are encoded in one genomic region:
- the LOC119834045 gene encoding vacuolar protein sorting-associated protein 13A-like, with product MRQVALPGETPILMRKVALPGDKTMDGGVVNHGYVGDAPHRSNNNRAARFPSSSDSTSGYFSTATSVSEEVPSLSISIQCRQPEIMFFTDLNKTEGHALLLRTELLIDYSFHSNTETLVISLAGLQIMSKLQSKLKNLPPQLVLKPCDVEFSKTFKSIEEGVKVKLSVSEIDMHIAATTIHTVMDIIEEVSTELAIPDEKEMFNFSTYNPQSEKNDEDLWAPKKVAPYLAFHHEDSYQPKYPTGKPTETLDVIVPIVRIMFEIEQTVRIPVLLVKLSCELSLSEWSGAARGRGAARLAASAYNERLDVWEPLLEPLLDANRQLPFEITATVFQAKSYPMSARVSTNEQEESMSDHVPETKKSKKRKEFESETSADEADTDNEMTFLRNPNEKERKYKMGFETSSMSFLRALDADDSNSDSDVEKRDKMSYAMGHLFIDSESSADEMSDDEDSSAPEQSDKEEEEEEEEEKPETFADADDKKDEKSVTLQEPEREDSVESAADGGRLCTYVALEARAALSLTLGPAAARALRALGAALADRHAAVAAIVTAESPLQLINDIGPGSTVQLRARNEADLPGNERVVATADYDVDTSRPSTPGCDTSGADLLEEIERETKQEMTDISDEWDCFEGGFGSSAQCGARRGSPGAPRSPAALQRRLAAHTLHIRLRGFDPLTIHCPQRAVSKLHVLNPSKNGTRYYVAVERTAKYNTKKIVVRSPLQVRNETSYAVELLYRQSELEAAGAAVAGVGGDDGVEGVTTCVGSVRNPFCGLLRLAVLAPHDTYNVPLHIAYHCRLYLLPTNFEGYKASIQGIWWMDLVGDMETPKDIVCPALEDNDPSVFAMRILPAEGCQSNAISRSIPNLLIRVLAPLAIHNRIPHALQAHATLHSPPELIAGLGAPGGRELNVRLEAGERAHLYTLPPGKQIRFTLDVHYLGLPWTGRFTYSPEMSEKTVSMRTECETEGGNKRLVLRARLERGATARLLLYAPYWLVNKTALPLQIKGRSDVCYEARERVRVRAHQSGWSRAAPLAAAAPGLLVCAHTERKINYRILLQVTLSELSPQLTKIVTLLPYFIVYNDTKKHLRYMEENEAADLWLDLAPQQCAPFWPQTDSLAMHCKYRDSMLVSQHFPIAENHFTVLRMDKGSAICVEVTGGTDRPYTITFKNYRAGDAPVRIDNLCEDLFLKLHQADSGQVALLSPYQSMLYAWDDPLKERNLLWNIYNNKGKGFSANFSQDGYGEEKVSFHSVKQSTIVVTNSVTSKLSSTLKRLTPKSPEPLSSSSDDSDVSEQPENVRKSKKMRKDKVIVYWISYMDGYQRVFALTQDERLAYQYKMSIYAEKSNYEIYMALSSVSLSVCIQTGNRVKELSYISVSDSLPRWEVNVSNKWKQLAPDLTAWIEDNYQGDMKKCQLKEYINIDLEKMQMTKPFFSELRRTYNPGVWLQIRRSETYTYCHLKLQRLQIDNQLHEAVFPCVLYPAPLPSHLKTRREKPCIEMELLKQYRPSLNQDIYKNLKILIQEYCVNLDRGFVNHVFDILNQWKVDEKPAVRLRADLALVHMPLPVIAMKSQSNAQKNVIFEYVHLSPIKVVLSLSSRGYSGEDSGSPSRKFGGQKENRPKLFNSDLLEYLFNSWGSSLCDMKDVVIRMSYFEMRNAPATVPSLLDAASRHYWLQLVQQFYVLVLGLKILGNPYSYIGDFTKALSRFYEPYAGSCGRRTSCCGAVLSGAARLLASEPHATSTPRKSGNTALGSNEIIDDLPEAVIEANKTNPASVALAVTGIIARPTFDDDSAVVRYICREVSRLAQYRHAGAGCAEAALRACAERCGGLVARRRLPRDCSSVEGIRAYSPWSARGAALLAQLCRGHYADTDGYVAHAHVSRTSTTTVLVTTQHVFVVRAAGRGGRWRAEWAAPLHRLIGAPVAAPPHLVLSVRQDEQVSYFSTDEKAIEIQDPEVLSWLRSKIECALVQALEDKRCNE from the exons ATGCGTCAAGTGGCGCTGCCCGGTGAGACTCCTATACTGATGCGGAAAGTGGCGCTGCCTG GTGACAAGACAATGGACGGCGGGGTAGTGAACCACGGGTACGTGGGCGACGCGCCGCACCGCTCCAACAACAACCGCGCCGCCAGGTTCCCCAGCTCCAGCGATTCCACCAGCGGCTATTTTTCGACCG CAACATCGGTATCGGAGGAAGTGCCAAGTCTTTCAATATCAATCCAGTGCAGGCAGCCAGAGATCATGTTCTTCACAGACCTCAACAAAACTGAGGGTCACGCTCTGCTTCTTCGCACAGAACTCCTCATAGACTACTCCTTCCACTCAAATACGGAGACCCTAGTCATATCTCTCGCTGGTCTTCAGATCATGTCGAAATTACAGTCCAAGTTAAAGAATCTTCCACCACAATTAGTACTGAAACCCTGTGATGTGGAGTTCTCAAAAACTTTTAAGAGTATCGAGGAAGGGGTCAAAGTTAAATTGTCGGTGTCGGAAATCGATATGCACATTGCGGCGACTACGATACATACCGTAATGG ACATAATAGAAGAAGTATCAACCGAACTTGCAATACCTGATGAGAAAGAGATGTTCAACTTTTCCACCTACAACCCTCAATCGGAGAAGAATGATGAGGACCTCTGGGCTCCGAAGAAGGTGGCTCCCTACCTGGCGTTCCACCATGAGGATTCTTATCAGCCGAAGTACCCGACTGGGAAACCGACAGAGACCTTGGATGTGATCGTGCCTATTGTTCGAATTATGTTTGAAATTGAGCAGACTGTCAGGATACCAGTGCTATTGGTTAAG CTGAGCTGCGAGCTGTCGCTGAGCGAGTGGtcgggcgcggcgcgcgggcGAGGCGCGGCGCGGCTCGCGGCGAGCGCGTACAACGAGCGGCTCGACGTGTGGGAGCCGCTGCTCGAGCCGCTGCTCGACGCCAACCGCCAGCTGCCCTTCGAGATCACCGCTACCGTCTTCCAG GCAAAATCGTATCCGATGTCGGCCCGTGTGTCTACAAACGAACAAGAAGAGTCAATGTCCGATCACGTGCCCGAAACGAAAAAGAGCAAAAAGCGAAAGGAATTCGAATCGGAAACATCAGCTGATGAAGCTGATACTGATAATGAGATGACATTCTTACGGAACCCGAATGAGAAGGAGAGAAAGTATAAAATGGGTTTTGAGACGAGCAGCATGTCATTCTTGAGAGCGCTCGACGCAGATGACTCGAATTCTGACAGTGACGTTGAGAAGAGGGACAAAATGTCGTATGCTATGGGCCATTTGTTTATAGA cAGTGAATCAAGTGCCGATGAAATGAGCGACGATGAAGATTCATCTGCGCCAGAACAGAGTGATAAAGaggaagaagaagaagaagaagaagagaaACCGGAAACATTCGCTGATGCTGATGATAAAAAGGACGAGAAATCGGTGACCCTACAA GAGCCCGAGAGAGAGGACAGCGTGGAGTCGGCGGCGGACGGCGGCCGCTTATGCACGTACGTGGCGCTGGAGGCGCGCGCGGCGCTGTCACTGACGCTGGGcccggcggcggcgcgcgcgctgcGGGCGCTGGGCGCCGCGCTCGCCGACCGCCACGCGGCCGTCGCCGCCATCGTCACCGCGGAGAGCCCCCTGCAGCTCATCAACGATATAG GGCCCGGTTCAACAGTGCAGCTGCGCGCGCGCAACGAGGCGGACTTGCCCGGGAACGAGCGCGTCGTCGCCACCGCTGATTATGACGTGGACACCAGCAGACCTAGCACTCCTG GTTGCGATACGTCTGGTGCTGACTTGCTGGAAGAAATAGAAAGAGAAACCAAACAGGAGATGACGGACATCAGTGATGAATGGGATTG TTTCGAGGGCGGGTTCGGTTCGAGCGCGCAgtgcggcgcgcggcgcgggtCGCCGGGCGCGCCGCGCTCGCCCGCCGCGCTGCAGCGCCGCCTCGCCGCGCACACGCTGCACATCCGCCTGCGCGGCTTCGACCCGCTCACC ATCCACTGTCCTCAACGTGCGGTATCCAAACTACACGTCCTAAACCCGAGCAAGAATGGGACACGTTACTATGTGGCCGTGGAGAGAACTGCCAAGTATAATACGAAGAAAATTGTCGTTAGATCACCGCTGCAG GTACGCAATGAGACCTCGTACGCTGTGGAATTGCTATATCGCCAGTCGGAATTGGaagcggcgggcgcggcggtcGCAGGGGTCGGTGGGGACGATGGGGTCGAGGGGGTCACGACGTGCGTGGGGTCGGTGCGCAACCCCTTCTGTGGGTTGCTGCGTCTAGCTGTTCTGGCTCCGCACGACACTTACAACGTGCCGCTCCACATAGCGTACCACTGCCGGCTCTACCTGTTGCCCACTAATTTCGA GGGTTACAAAGCAAGTATCCAAGGAATATGGTGGATGGACCTAGTGGGAGACATGGAGACGCCGAAAGACATAGTGTGTCCCGCCTTAGAAGATAACGACCCCAGTGTGTTCGCTATGCGGATATTACCCGCTGAAG GCTGCCAGTCGAACGCGATATCGCGATCCATACCCAACCTCCTTATCCGCGTACTGGCACCACTAGCTATCCACAACCGCATCCCCCACGCGTTACAAGCCCACGCGACCCTCCACTCCCCTCCCGAGCTGATAGCCGGGCTGGGAGCCCCCGGGGGGAGGGAGCTCAACGTGCGGCTGGAGGCGGGCGAGCGGGCGCACCTGTACACGCTGCCGCCGGGGAAACAGATCCGCTTCACGCTGGACGTACACTACCTGGGGCTGCCGTGGACAGGACGGTTTACTTATTCTCCAG AGATGAGCGAGAAGACGGTGAGCATGCGCACGGAGTGCGAGACGGAGGGCGGCAACAAGCGGCtggtgctgcgcgcgcgcctcGAGCGCGGCGCCACGGCGCGCCTGCTGCTGTACGCGCCCTACTGGCTCGTCAACAAGACCGCGCTGCCCTTGCAGATCAAG GGCAGGTCGGACGTCTGCTACGAGGCGA GGGAGCGCGTGCGGGTGCGCGCGCACCAGTCGGGATGGTCGCGGGCGGCGCCGCTCGCCGCCGCGGCGCCCGGCCTGCTGGTGTGTGCCCATACTGAGAGGAAGATCAACTATCGGATACTGTTGCAG GTGACCCTATCCGAGCTTTCCCCACAACTGACAAAAATCGTGACCCTCCTCCCGTACTTCATCGTGTATAACGACACGAAGAAGCACCTGCGCTACATGGAGGAGAACGAGGCGGCGGACCTCTGGCTGGACCTCGCGCCGCAGCAGTGCGCGCCCTTCTGGCCGCAGACGGACTCGCTGGCGATGCACTGCAAGTACAGGGACTCGATGCTGGTGTCGCAGCACTTTCCGATCGCCGAGAACCACTTTACAGTGCTGAGGATGGACAAGGGG TCAGCGATCTGCGTAGAAGTGACGGGCGGCACGGACCGCCCCTACACGATCACCTTCAAGAACTACCGCGCGGGCGACGCGCCCGTACGGATCGACAATTTGTGCGAAGATCTCTTCCTGAAGTTACATCAG GCAGATTCGGGTCAAGTGGCTCTGCTAAGTCCATACCAATCAATGCTGTACGCTTGGGACGATCCCTTAAAAGAGAGAAATCTTCTTTggaatatctataataacaaGGGTAAAGGTTTCTCTGCAAATTTCTCCCAAGACGG ATACGGTGAAGAAAAAGTAAGCTTCCATTCAGTAAAACAGTCCACGATCGTAGTCACGAACAGTGTGACGTCAAAACTGTCTTCAACGCTAAAAAGACTGACTCCCAAGTCACCCGAACCATTATCATCCAGCAGTGACGACTCGGACGTTTCAGAGCAACCAGAAAACGTTCGCAAATCCAAGAAAATGAGGAAGGACAAAGTTATAGTTTACTGGATATCATACATGGATGGCTATCAGAGAGTATTTGCGCTGACCCAAGATGAACGACTAGCGTATCAATACAAAATGAGCATCTATGCCGAGAAGAGCAACTACGAAATCTACATGGCCCTATCCAGTGTCAGCTTATCCGTTTGCATCCAAACTGGGAACAGAGTCAAAGAATTGTCGTATATAAGCGTATCCGACTCCTTGCCGCGTTGGGAAGTGAACGTCAGCAACAAGTGGAAACAATTAGCACCCGACTTAACAGCCTGGATCGAAGACAACTACCAAGGCGACATGAAAAAGTGTCAGCTCAAAGAGTACATTAACATAGACCTGGAAAAGATGCAAATGACTAAGCCATTCTTCTCTGAACTACGTAGGACGTACAACCCAGGCGTCTGGCTCCAAATACGAAGATCGGAAACTTACACGTACTGTCATTTGAAGCTACAAAGGCTTCAAATAGATAACCAGTTGCACGAAGCTGTGTTTCCGTGTGTATTGTACCCAGCACCTTTGCCTTCACATTTGAAGACGAGAAGGGAAAAACCCTGTATAGAAATGGAACTTCTGAAGCAATATAGGCCATCTTTGAATCaagatatttacaaaaacttaaaGATTTTGATACAAGAATATTGTGTGAATTTAGATAGGGGTTTCGTTAATCatgtatttgatatattgAATCAATGGAAGGTCGATGAAAAGCCTGCTGTAAGATTGCGTGCTGATTTAGCTCTTGTTCATATGCCGCTACCAGTGATCGCTATGAAGAGTCAGTCAAACGCTCAGAAGAATGTAATATTCGAATACGTTCACTTGTCTCCAATAAAGGTAGTGCTAAGTCTCTCGTCGAGAGGCTACTCGGGGGAAGATTCTGGGAGTCCGAGCAGGAAATTTGGAGGCCAAAAGGAAAATCGACCGAAACTGTTCAATAGCGATCTCTTGGAGTACTTGTTCAATTCGTGGGGTTCGTCGTTGTGTGACATGAAGGATGTCGTCATTAG AATGAGCTACTTCGAGATGAGAAACGCTCCGGCGACGGTCCCATCTCTGCTGGACGCGGCCTCGCGCCACTACTGGCTGCAGCTGGTACAGCAGTTCTACGTGCTCGTGCTTGGCCTTAAGATACTGGGCAACCCGTACAGCTACATCGGTGACTTTACCAAGGCGCTGAGCCGCTTTTATGAACCTTATGCT GGGTCGTGCGGGCGGCGCACGTCGTGCTGCGGCGCCGTGCTgagcggcgcggcgcggctgCTGGCCAGCGAGCCGCACGCCACCAGCACGCCGCGCAAGAGTGGGAACACGGCGCTCG gTAGTAACGAGATCATCGACGACCTACCAGAGGCGGTGATAGAGGCCAACAAGACGAACCCGGCGAGCGTCGCTCTGGCCGTCACGGGGATCATTGCGAGACCCACTTTTG ACGACGATAGTGCTGTGGTGCGAT ACATATGCCGCGAGGTGTCTCGCCTCGCGCAGTACAGGCACGCGGGCGCGGGCTGTGCGGAGGCCGCGTTGCGCGCTTGCGCCGAGCGGTGCGGCGGGCTCGTTGCTAGGCGACGGTTGCCTAGAGACTGCTCTAGTGTTGAG GGTATCCGCGCGTACAGTCCGTGGAGCGCCCGTGGCGCGGCGCTGCTGGCGCAGCTGTGCCGCGGGCACTACGCCGACACGGACGGCTACGTGGCGCACGCGCACGTCTCGCGGACCTCCACCACCACTGTGCTTGTTACTACGCA